The genomic DNA CCACAGCAGCCTCCCTTCAAAGGCAGTCGGATGAATTGACAGAAGCCTGGGAACAAGTGAGCACAAAGGCTGACGAGGAAGGCCGTAAGTTGGATGACGCGCTCAAGAATGCAGTGGAATTAGAGAAACAAATCACAGATATGGACTCTTGGCTCACGCAGGTTCATGATCAAATAGTGTCCTTTGATAATGTCAGCTGCATTTTAGACATTTTGGAAAAGCAACGACAGGAATACAAGGTATGAAAGGGAAATGGAATGGTGACACATTACTTGAGTGATATTTGTAAtcctataactcccaagatcagatggtaaattctcccctctagctgttacacatttccttgtaaattaattacaagaattttgtatgacttctacctgattagtttTAGTatattacctttttgctggataatgtatggatattatagagaggtGACATTTTTATCACTtgtgggagctaaagggttaagagatgATTAAACGCGATAGCTGAAGTATCATGACATCCTAATGGAGCCGCAGCCTTCAAATGaaactcttcctttttttttaatcttttgtttatttcttttccaagaaaacgTTTTTAAGTAGTTTACTGCAGTTGATAGAAACGGTcttcgaaaaaaatttcttcatttttatttgctcttttttttacGAAGGTCCGTTCAAGTGTTTTACCTAAATTCAAGAATAATGTCTGAACAAAATTCCCAATAAATGTCCtcctaaattttaaaaagttaccTCTTTCTGATGGAAAAACTAAGTATTGAGTTTGAGAATTTAGGTCGAGGGTCAAAGAGATAAATGGTCCTTCTTCCCCTTATAGGATCTCAAAGAGGACATTGACGCACACCGTGACCCGTTCAAACAACTCAAGGTACTAGCATTCAAGATCACAGATGTGTGTCTCCAGGAGGACGTGACTTACATCGACGATACGATCCGTGACCTGGACGCTCGCTGGAAAGAGCTGACAGGTCTGTCTTCGGGTAGAAGGAAAGATCTCGATGAAAATTACAAGCTGTCGCACAAGTTCTTCAAAGGTGCTGAAGAACTATTGAACCTGCTGGACGAAGCTGAGCGGAGCCTTAAAGATGAGGAACCTATTGGGGTGGACCCCGCTCACCTGAGGTCCCAACTTAAAAAACACAAGGTTTgtgaatgtcttttttttcacctttttgtcTCCTTTGTGCTAAAAGAGCAGCATTACCTTATTTTGGGTCATTTTTCACGTCGTAGAGAGTTTCGTTCAACAGAATAAAACGTCGAATAGTTATTTGTTAACCTtgtacaccctgacatcagtatgcatattctccatactgttctctaatcATTTCCTGTGGACCTTATAAGGAGAATGTGTATAACAATCAAGACTTTCTTTAGTTCgcgatcatctcctttattcacATGAGCTTAaggtgtgattcaggggtgagaAGTGTCGGCAGAGGTTGGACGCTTATCACTTCTAGGGATTTAAGGGTGAAGGTggtaaaaaaaagctgaaaggGAACAAGAATATAAATTGATAAAGCGACAACTTGCACGGGTCGCAGATGATAGAGAATGAAGCAGCTTTTTGACAATGTTGTTACTTATCTCTCAGGAGTTCCAATCCATGCTCGGTGCCAACCAAACATCAATGGATGGAATCATTAAGACGGGTAAAGTGTTGATGGAGAAGAGTCCTGGAGATGACGTCATTATTATCGAAGGAAAGATAGCTGACCTCAAGGCACGATGGGACGCCATCTGCGCGCTATCAGTGGAAAGGTTAGTTGCATGTAACACTTAGTATCATGGAGGTCTAATGCTTAATAGTAAAACAATTAGCTCTACGGTTTCTTTTTATATGATGACTTATGTTTGCTTCACTCCTTTTTCAGACAACAAAAACTAGAGGAGGCTCTCCTCTTCACTGGTATGTTCCAGGATGCCCTGCAGTCGCTGCTTGACTGGCTCAGTGCAGTGGAGCCCAGTCTTTCCACTGAAACTGCCGTCATGGGTGACCCTGAAACCGTACAGATCTTAATTGACAATCACAAGGTTAGGGATGCAACATGGATTTCGAGCATATTTGAATCCGAATCAAaatcttttaagaaaatttcctaAGCATAGGACATTCACTCGCGGATTTTAGCATGACAGATTTGTACACAAAGAACGCATGCTACTGACCGAGACAAAaacgctgcaccggtatcgcagagttcatgggttcaaatcccgtacgagcctgaaaatttttttcaggtctcatttcaaCTACCAGTTCAGTAGTTTTCTTAgttgcgaggatctcttatattcacATTCTAACAGTGTACTTGTTCCAATCTTGCAGACCTTCCAACGCGAGCTCGGACGCCGCCAAGCAAATTACGACTCGGTAATGAATGCAGGTAGAACAATGATCAATGAGAACAAAGTGGAGGACCCGCACAAACTGGAAGAGAGGCTCGATGACTTGCGCATGCGTTGGGAAGCCATCAGCGCCTTATCTAACACTAAACAAGATAGGTAACGCTTTTTAAGTTGACTAAAAAAGAAGCATGTTTTGACATTTTACCTTTCTGGCAAAATTGCATACTGTTCACACTACCCACTCACAGATAACTAATTTCTTCATTTAACTCATCTGGTAGACTCGACAATGCACTCGTTTTGGCGAAGGAGTTCGACACTGCCGTCAAGACAGAGTTACGCATACTGAAAGACTTCGAAGATACGCTTAGGGGACTGGGTCCAATTGCCGACGACTTAGAGACTATTGCTGATTCAACTGAATGAACACAAGGTACGTGTGAAGTAATACGACACCGCTGGCTAACTTTCAATTTATGAGAAGTGGTCTTCTTTTTACGAGTCATGACGATCTCCGAATTTCAAAGGTTTTCTAACATTTGCCTTAGCTCCTTGTGCGACCGCGAAGTTTGCCTTTATTTGTACAAAAATTTAGTGTAGGTCCGTTAAGTTTGCCACATTAACAATTCATTGGATTCGTGTCCATGGTAGGTTTTCCACGAAGATCTAATGGCAGAGGAAGTGAACGTTCAATCAGCCATTAAGAAGGGCCAAGTGATTGCACGATTCTGTCATCCAAGCGCACTGCCAATCATCCAGCAATGGATTGCAAGATTAAAGAAACGATGGGATGAGGTGACTTAGTGAATCTGTACATTTGAATACGAGCTGTAAAACAAAGCTATTCGCTATGAAACGTTCGTCGGTAATATTGTCTGTGAGTGTGGACACATTAGAGCTTCctcctttaaaactttttccttgtctAAAGTGGCAAAGAATTAAGGTGGAGCAGAATTTTCCTAAATCTTCGTGACAAGTGTCCTTTTCAAGTTAAGTCATCTACAccagaaaattttttccttgaaaagttTTCCTTCACAATCCTCCTTTTCCAAAAACTGGCGAGTCAGGTTCTCAACAAGGGGACTTGCCAAGGGAAATTGCGTCATATGGTGTAACCTTCACTGCTAAGGGAAATTTTTGCTAAAGAATATGTGTTAAAGAAAACGTGCTGGTGGAATTTGACTGTAATTGGATGAATAACAAACAGTTGGCTGGCTCTTTTCCAGGTTCGCAAATGGTCAGTTCAAAGATTGACTCGCCTGGAGGAGAACAATCTAAGCTGACAGAGGAGCAAAGCATGATGGAGGAACTGCTGCAGTGGATTGGAGATAAAGAAGAAATCCTGACGAAAAGGAAAATGAGCCTATCCCTGACGATGATTACGAGCAAGTCATGACGCTGTTGGAAGACCACAAAGGTTTTCAAGAAGAGAAATGGCCAAGAAACAGCCAACATACGACAGACTCACCAAGTCGGTAAAACGACGTGGTTCTGTAGCGCCTACCGCTGTTTCTGCTGCCCCAGTCCAAGCTCAGACCACTCCGGACAAGCAAGGTCGGCGTGGAAGCAGAATACCTAAAATGACCTCCATTCCTTCTCCGTCCTTCACTCGCGAACGGTCACGCGAGAAGTGACGCTGGTCACCAGCCCGGGTTTCTTCGTTTTCACTCGGTCTGGTTCCACCACACTTGATAAGAATCATCCAGCTTTGCTGCACTTGTCCAAACGATGGCAGCATTTGTGGCTTCTTTCGATGGAGAGGCTGCGACGTCTTCAAGAGAAGTTGGAACGAATTGCCATCGTAAGTAAAGTTACTGTGATTCAGTCGCGCATCACtcaggaaaataaaaaggcGTGATTCACGCTGTTTTGATTTAGTTTGTTTCCTCGCGAAAAAAAGCTGACTTAGCGATGTCTTTCCTCAAAGTTCACAATGAATCGCTGCTTTTTCcccgcttttttttctttttatctagCTGTTGTGACATTTCTCAATCTGCCTGAATAAGTGGGGACAATTTTCAATagtaaatttattatttcttctttttttataacaaatatTCAATTTTGTCCTTTTGGCAGAGACGAGCCTCGGCGAAGTTTGACTTCAACGAGTGGAAGAGTAGGGTAAGTTTATCACACAGATTATGAACAATTTACTGTAAAGATAgatcttctttttcaagataTGCGCACGTAATATTCCAGTTACTTCTTGTCGTTTTATTGAtctgatgaatttgttttttgttcacaGTTTAACAAATGGCTGCGTGACAGCAAGTCACGCGTTCTTGACATCTTCCGCCGCATGGATCAAGACCGAGATGGCAAGCTTACCAGGAGAGCAGTTTATCTCAGGAGTGCTCAGCACAAGTAAGCGTGACATATTGTTCCACCTTAACTTTTTGACATACTTATTAAGCTAAGCGTGACATACTGTTTAATATAAACGTGACATGTTTGGAGTAACACCCTTTCTGTCTTGTTTTCCAGGTTTCCCAACAGAGAGATGGGAGATGGAAATAGTCGCGCAGTAAATTTGAACGTGATGGACTGATCGACTACAAAGAATTCGTAAACTCGCTTAAGGATAAAAAAACAGTAAGCACCATTTCCTACCAGTTCAACTCCATGACATTTAAAAGGGGAGTTGTGGCACATCTTGTTAGGAGGCGTGGGCTTTGTGGTCAGCGGGCGTGCTTTCTAGATAGAAAGTTCTGGCCCCAAGCCTTCGGCTGgtttattgtgttgtgttccgGAAGAAGACACTTAACTTCTAGACTTTCTTCGCTCCACAGGGGAATATAGAAGGGTACCAGAAAACTGTCAGTGAAAATTAGCGGATTTTAGGTGGTTCCCTTAAATTAAACTAGCTCTCCACTTCGTGCCACTGAAACTAGGAAACGTGTTGCAGTAAGGGGCCAGTATTCACCAGGAGTGTGTAATTATAATTATTGGTCTGACACTTATTACTTTCATCAGACTAAGAAGCCAGAGAAGCCTAAGACTGAAGAACAACAGATTCAGTCTGAAATTGAACGCCTGTGTCGCAAGTGCGGCGTGACATTTGTCAAAGTGGCCGAGAACAAGTACAGGGTAAGAGCCCccttaaataattaatatttagcTGTCCAAGCTCACAATTCATTCACCACTTTGCCGATTTATTTCCTTGGTTATTTCGTCACATCACACCAAACTACTCTCTCAGCATTGACAGTTTGCTTGATACTATTAtgcgcaatctgattggttgtttgcTCGTTTCAGCATCAGAAAGTTTCAATAGCGAACAGTTGGTGTACGATGTTAACTTTTGTAGATTTTCATGATATTACGAAGTAAAATATGTAAAATTCTTTAATTATAACTTTGTCAAGCGATGCAACCATAGCAAATCGTTAAGGAGAATTTTTCCTCAGGGTTGTGTTTATACTTATACCTGTGATCCCGCTTGGTTAAAGAGTAGTTTTTCTGTTATGCTTGCTCACTAGAT from Pocillopora verrucosa isolate sample1 chromosome 2, ASM3666991v2, whole genome shotgun sequence includes the following:
- the LOC136278920 gene encoding microtubule-actin cross-linking factor 1, isoforms 6/7-like, giving the protein MERLRRLQEKLERIAIRRASAKFDFNEWKSRFNKWLRDSKSRVLDIFRRMDQDRDGKLTRRAVYLRSAQHKFPNREMGDGNSRAVNLNVMD